ttctttttttatatgtatatattcatatatatggGCAAGTTCACAGGTCAATGTCAGGGGCGGGGTAGGGTTATTTCCTTATTGAGCTACATGTATGACAAATTCATAGACTTTTAACATGTCCGTATCTCAACCTTGCATTGTTCCACCAGTCCTTGTTGTTATAATCCTTAACTCCGTAACTGCATCTAACATGTatgtgaaaatttaactgtttttcTGCAAAATTACGATGCACCTATTTATGTACACATATCAATATGTGAACTTTGTTTTAATGTCCAAATCAAaaccattttgttttactttgggTGCCTACACATATATGTACAAAGAGGCTATACCACACTTGATCTATCAGAGTTactaccgtatagcgggttattttcgcggacaGAActaaatcgccaaaataaattccgccaaattaaaggtgtacatacaaaggtattaataaaagtttttaatccgccaaaataataaccgccaaattatttcgtataccttgttcaatgaaaatcgcgaaattttacacccgcgaaaataacccgctatacggtataacagggatattgaaataattttggCCACCTATGAGTTTTATATTGCAGGAGTTTATAGGGGATTATAACCATACATATTCACAAAAAGACTCCTGTTATTGTATTGATCAATTCAAAAGAATGttcaatacatatttttgtCATGGATGTTGTCAATGATTTGTAGCTGTGGTGTCACTAGTGCAAAATGGCGGCATATTGCAAGCTTTATTTTTTCGTTATAGTCTGCGAAAAATGTTTAGTCGCTATACACAATAAAGTCTGCAATTTTCGGATACAAATACTTTTATATACACTGACATGTTTTCTCACTATAAGATATAGCATATTTAAGGCTGGACAGTTGTAGTGTTGAAAATTTAagattaaatgttaaaatatagtgGGCGAAATTAACGCTGGTATGTTATAATGCTACTACACATGTCTAAAACGATTGAAAGGTTCTGATTAACATaccaaaattgtttaatttgtgGTGCTAAAATGAACATAAAACATGTCTGTTATCGATCGGCAATGGAAATATTTCGGATCATATGATTATTTGTACCATACACGTATTGTCCGGGTTGAATTAAACTATCCTTATTATGGTTATCATTATTAAATTGATCAAGAAATAAAGAGAATTCTACAAACAAGTGAGAATTATAGAAAATTAATAATTCTTGCATGTGCATTATCGACCCTTCGAAGCACCACATGTCGACTATGAAAGACTCCCAGAAATGTAAGTGAATAGTTAAACACGACAACTGCTTAACTCAGTAGGACGTATATTGATAGAGAAAAAACCTAAATGGTCTAAATAATAGGATCGCATCCGAACCGAATGAGTATCATATAAATTTTGTCCGACCATACATGTTAATTTGACCATATGGGGATACGTATATGATAATGACCATGGGCGTAATGTCTAAATATTGATACGGCATGAACAGAAATTAATTAGTCAGTTTATAATCCGAATCGTTTTTGGTAGTTGGCCAATAGCTTTATTGTAATAACACAATTCAAAAGGGACCATGAacacatgtataatatgtcttTGTATTTAAAACCCATATCGTTCGCATAAGATAAATGATTTCCAAATACTTTATTTATGGACACAAAACATGAATAATCCCTTGGATTGAATTTATATAGTTCTTTCTTAGAATTAATACAGCGATACAACTCTCCTAATATTCTTTCTCCACTACacaaagacaacagtagtataccgctgttcgaaattcataaatcgattaaaaaaaaaccaaatccagattacaaaccgaaactgagggaaacacatccaatataagaggagaacaacgttACGACAACAACAGTAACCCAACACTATAATATCTGCTGGTACATGTTAATGGTATTTTACAGACTAATCAATTGTATTATCTTTTGCGTTATTTACGTTTTATTTACTATATTCATGTATaacatttgtatgtttgttttgccCTAAATATTTACCGGACTTAATGTCTCTAGGATTTTTACATTTGTTCAGAAATGTCAAACCCATATTAACTTCCTTTTCTTTCTTTAAGATGTGATGAAACAGTGAATGCAGGGCATATTATCAGCAGTATTATGTAATTGTGTGTACAAAACCTACAAGGAACATTTAATTATagactttccgattggattttcctctgcgttcagtatttttgtgattttactttttaatactgTGGCCGCATCTTACGGTGTGCATGTGAAATGCAATATACATGGAGTACAAttcaaaattatgcattttcgtAACAATTCTTTTCGTTTGTGACTTTACATTTGCCCTCGGTGGTAAGTTAATGTAGATTCAACGCAATGGTCAAAACTTTTATAGTTTTGACATACCAATTATATTAAGCGTTATGATGCACTTAGATTGTTACACCTTGTTCAAAGTCAATgttgaaattataatttgtacaaaagtTTACCATAAATATATCGTGCACCAATGTTGTCACAGAAAAGGAAGAGGGAAAAGATGGAAAAGACAATACATACATCACTGGAATTTAAGTGATAACCGtttacagtcatttttctcacatgtattatgttttagtcaatagttactcagctgcaaggttttttttataccattacatcatatttaaaTCGTAACGGTTCACTGGAATTGTCTAATCGCTTTGAAAATTgacgttgaaaaattcgggatgataatcgtaatttctttgtcggataatagtaactgatttcttgtcccagccactttaaaaaaatgtgtttgatctttacaagtgtttttttttgtgcagtcagtacatgggattagatttaacatttttaagcaaagaaacatacTGCTTTTAGGGGGATTAATAAGATCTTGATTCCTGAAtgattcaaaattatcaaaatggcatgtccctagacgccctattcaacattcaatgtttgcaagaaatataaacataagggtCTTACAAAGAAGTTATGCTTTTATAACGGCAGTTTAATCGTTGGCAAAAAAAAGAGCACATCAAATGGACCAGAGTGATACcgtttttttgttaatgtccactacgaaacggttcAAATCTCCTTCAGCATCTGggtttaaaattatgaaaaaaatatcagtgtacagCTTAATACGTGCTTTGATGAATAGAATCATTGttgttactattgcaatatagggattgtggggaaaaaataaaatatgtaaatatgtccACTACAAAACTGTCACCTACGAAACAAGTATTGGagattttgtatattttcaattatattcgtgcaaaacaaataacacatttacatacatacaaacatacattatgaaaatgatatcattttaaagagtatttaagattgcactttttatttttttatttataaacaggtCTATAAAagaggtattcaaaataactctagaaataaaaatttcgaCAAGTtgatttctcatttttttaggtctgaaatTCACTCTTTTATTGAAAACGCCCTTTTAACTGACAACACTATGCATAACCttttagtatatacatgtacctgttaAGGATATTGAAATGAAGCAGCTGTCGAGTCAGGTATTGTGGAAAgtagatattttaatttctttcaaagTGTCAATGTTATATGCGCGTTAAAGGCTTTTTTGTTTGGGAGAAAATACATGGGATTAGCAATATCCCATATCCCAAAAATGCAAAACTGTAGTTCCTAATTTCTCGTCAAACTGTCTCTGGCGAATACTAAACGTTTTTCCTACTTCATTATGGCATAATAGGGTATAGAATTGAATCAGCAGTGGCTTCCCAGGGGCAGAAATAGTACATATAGCCACCtgcaataaatgatttaaaacaatatttactaCATTTACTATGTTTTTATTCAGGATAAAACAATGTCTTTTAACAGTCGTAATCACAAATCTGATGTAGGGTGACACATGCGTTTCGCCCGACAATTATTGCCATCTATCATAATTTCCTTTCAAATTGCCTCTTCGCATAATTCCCATATTTTGTGACATTCCTAGTTCTTGgagttttctgtattttaacatAGTTCGTGTTTTTCCCATTTCCAAATTTTTTGAAGCTTGTTCACCCttccaattttatgatataatattatGTAGCTGTATTCATTAGAACTATTAATAATATATGCAcaaaaagaaatgtcataagATGTTGAAACGTGATTACTTCATCACCATAATTTCGTCATGTGCTACCAGATATAcgtttttagtgtcaatatcaataaaatactaTCCAGTTACGATAATCTTCTCATTTTTTAATACCATAATTACAATTATCTTTTTTCCGAGTAACTATTATCATCCCGAGTTTTTCAACGGCAAATTccaaagcgcttagacaattccagtccaccgttacgattcaaatataatgtaatggaatagaaaaaccttgcagctgagtaactattgactAAAACATACTACATGTgagaaaaatgactgtaaagatttcacctatatctgccgtcgccatattgggatagtCATAattccagttacgattatcactttaataccagtgactGAAGTAGTGCCCAGGAAATTGGAATTGTTATGTTGCATGTATTAATAAAGCATTGGCCATgctaagaaatattttaatatttgttgtttgtgaaaaacattcaaaaatataatgataatttGTTCTATTTTCAAGGAACGTGCACTCCTGGTTACTATGCTTATGTAAGTACTTGGGGATGTTGTCCTCATGGTTTCGATTGTACTGCAGCAAAATCCACTAAGACTTATCATTATCATACATCAACATCAGAGAAAAGTGCACCTACTGTTGGGtaagcaaattaaaaaaagccaAATCCATCTGAGGCCAACTTTGCATGAGGGGGTTGAAACCtcagtttcttaataatttcgaAATTTATAAACGGGCAATCTATAAAAGATCGATTTATTCTCCTAAACGAAAAACAggatttttaaatgaaaaattattctCTGGCGCATCAACGTTCTTCttagacactggtgacgttttataAAGTTTGAGTAGCAGCTTCAAGTCCTGATATATCGAAGGAATTTGGAATGTATATCCtgtatgcaggtgaagttggtaacATACTTTAATCGTATTAGTTGTTGATGTTTTGACTCATGAATCCTACAAATGTTCACAACTGCATTTTCCATTGAAAAATAGTATAACCAAAGAAAAGTAGTATAGCAGAAATAATAGAATCATatttgcttattatttttttttatgtatttatttatatatttattggtTAACGCAATatgcaaaattatttatttgaaatctaTTTATAGACAAATAATTGGATACAGCATTAGTGGTGTAGTTGGCTTCATTTTCCTAGCTCTTTTTATGGTGACCGGCTATCTAAAGTGTACTAAACAGTCATGTGGTATGTTATACTTATCTAATATCTAAAATTATGAGACGAGCAAAGATCAATATAACATTGCTTTATTTCAGCATTATCAAATTtaaccatatttttatttttccatgaTACTTGATTTGATAAAAAGGATATGTCGATTAAACATCAACctgacagcaaccaaacaataaagataatcaaaagacatataaacGGCAACATACAGTCTTCAAATATCGAAGTCTGTCTACACAATATGCCAACCTCCGAGTTTACCACCACTTCAAAAAAAGATGTCAATAATTTAGTTCTATTATTAGCACTAGTTTTGATCTCCAAATAACGAAAACATTTCAGATATGATACACAATTAATCgcatatattaaatatgaaattgcCAGTTTTGATGAACActatttataaacttaaaataagaagatgttatATGATCTCAACGAGTCACTAATTCTACAGATACATGGATATGtttgtcatacatgtacatttaatacaCAAAGAACCAACCTGTTTTCATCGATAAAAATTTCCTACGATTCgagacacatttttgtttttgtatacatgtatttatctaaaatattatttggTTGGATATATTGAAACATTGAAAACTCATTTATTTGATCGGTTGTtcgaaaaaaattgaaaacagattaaaataataccaaaatcttcttaaaaacggaaaaaaatcaCTTCTTTTAAGCTTTTGACTCACGTGAGGAGACATTCACAAACATTGACAGCACTCAGCAAACACTTTTttccttgtaaaaaaaatcttattaatGGTTGGTCAAATAGTTACGTTTCTTGATATTGTTTGTAAACAGGCTTTAGCTCTTACGTGTTCAGGTTCTTCTGTGTCTTTTTCATTGCAGTCACACATTCCATATTGCCTGATAGAACCCgaacatttcattttaaaaacgaAAGGTATCATTTGCGCCCATAATAAAAATCCACCTAATTGCACCAATTctataaatttagtttttaactCTGACTCTGAAAATAGACTCTGATTTTTACggtaacagaaaaaaatataatatagcaATATGGGATGCATTGTTGAAggggtgttttattataaaatacgtATTGTTTTGTGTGAAATGTTTATACAAATGGAGATAAATAGAAGATGTAATATGACATTCAACAGAAGACCAAAGAAAAGATTGAACATTTTACACACCCATATCACTATACGATTCTTCTTTTCAGACAGACCAGGACAAGTTGGAGAAATGGACACACAGACTGGTGGTCAGAATAGTGCAACAACGTCAATGCGATATTAAAAAACAGTATCCAGATAGAAATTCTActttttcttgtgtacaatcATGGATTGAGGGCTTTTTTAACGATATAACTCGTCCAACTTCTTGACAAATGTTGACATCACGTATCGAATTttcccattgttgaaggccttacgattacctatagttgttgactttgtgtcatttggtctcttgtagagagttgtctcattgtcaatcatgtcctatcttttttttttataatcccAGTAAGGCTTCgcttgtatttatttgattttcataagaaatgttttaatttttattacgATTATTACAGTTTTACCATTGATTGTGTTCTCTCTAAATTTgtaattctaaaatttaattgtaaCTTCTTGATTGTGTTTGtttgtaattataaattaaatttctaGTGTTATACTGaagtgttattatttttttttattttttttataccatttgatattctgggggcaggaggatttgttttgaATCGATTATTTATTTTCGTTAACTAAGAGGCAAGGTTATCTACTTTgtgcactattgaagcaagatttttctttttcattaaagcaaaggactcttattatttattttcacagctatatttattatattcggaaacatacactttttaaattttttgtttgtttgtttgtttgtttgtttgtggaAAAAAAGATGAATCTATGAAGAATCTGGTGCCATCTCATACTGTCAATaagacctgctgagttatttattgtcaatacattgcaagtcaggtaattAATTTTCAAACTACCTCAGAAcaagctttatttttgtgattatcaaggatgggttatttattttcaaaatcctcctctCCCCAGAATATTCAATAGGTTGTCCCCTCATAGATAAACAAACGacttaatacatattttttaaaagtgtaaaaGGTTCCGGAAACTAACATTTGTATAAGAATCCTTTCGAAAAGGTTCatgttaatttttgtaaatttattctaGGTACTTAAAAACATCTGCTAGTTTAGGTGCTGAACTTGGTAGACAAccaatagaaaaacaaataaaaacacaggCAATTCTTTATTGGGCtatattaaaaactaaaaaacataTACCCATTACTAAAACAAAGTTATACATTAAGTAAACACATTGAGTTTCGACCAAGCAATTTATACTTGGTCCACTTTTATCAAAGATTCTACACAagatataaacagtttaaacgAAAATAATTAGCTTTaacgttaactttataaaaatattaaagtcaaacaagACCAAGAATTTTATCTAAgatttccaaattttgaaactagacgttcatttaaaaaaataagaatattaagTGACCATAATTTACTGATAGAGATAGGTAGATATCTCAGAATACCTCGAGACAATAGAAAATGTCCAACTTGTAAAACCTTAGAAGATGAACATCACTTTCTCCTCTACTTTCAAATTAATAATGTATTaggtataaaactttttaatgacaGGGCAATAAATAATCATATGTTTCCAATTCTGTCTGATACTGAAAATCTAGTAGTGCTGTAAAAATCCTTCAAATATAAACCaagtgaaaaaaataggttCCTCTATAAAAcagtctttatatatatatatatatatatatatatatatatatatgtatgtgttcAACTCAGTCACTTTgttgttgttacttttgtttttgtcacaaatataattttacttACATGACAATAAAGAATTAATAATGTATATTAAGAGATGTGATGAAATTCAAGGTTTATTAGCTAAAACATTACAATTGATGTTTAAGAGGagaaacataaatttataacttagatttttaattataagtGATCAGCAAAATATATACgatttttaaatcaattctaCTTGTCTTTGTTTGAGGTAAATGTGTCTCATATGTCTCTTAAGGCAGGAATCTAATATAATTGTATGCAGATTTTATCTGatgtataatatattatgtataattttAGATTGTGACACTGTTATAAACTAATTACTTACTTACTGTATGACAAATCTATAGACTTAAAGCAAGTCCCAATCTTAACCTTACATTGTCCCACCATTCCCGTTTTTGATGCAATCCTGTATCTGCATCTGAAATTCATATAAACATTTTACCTGTTTTCTGCAAGAATACGATGCTTTTTTATGTATACATATCCATATGTGAATTTTGATTTAACATCcaaatcaatatcttttttcttttatttgggACATATTTATATGTACAAAGACACCACACTTGATCTTACAGTGATGCTATAACAgggatattaaaataaaattggccAAATAAGAGTTTTATATTGGAGGAGTTTGTCAGGGATTATTTCCATACAAATTCATACAAAGACTCCTGTTATTgtatgtttgatatattttttggcATGGATGTTGTCGATAAATTGTAGCTGTAGTAGCACTAGTACAAAATGACAGCATATTGCACGCTTATTTTCGTTATGGTCTGTGCAAAATATTTGGTCTCTACACAATGAAGTCGGATAGTAATACTAAAAAATACACTGACATATTTTCTCTCTATTAAATATAGCATATTTAAGGCTGGACGGTTGTATTGTTCAACAATTTAGATTAAAGGTGGGAATATCGGTGGAATATTAATCATAATGGGCGAAAGTAACGCTGGTATGTTATAACGCTACTACGCATGTCTTAAACGATTGAAAGGTTTTgataataaaccaaaacaaaattggTTAATTTGCGGTGGTTCaataaacatcaaaataatGTTATCGATCGGCAATGGAGATTTTCCGGACCATACACGTATGGTCCGGGTTGTTAATTAGATGGAAATCGTAAAGgtatttcataaattaagaatttaaaaaaaaataactaaaacaatcattattaaatgatttagaaataaatttgttttcaaacaagGGAGAATTATAGTAAACATTATTCTTACATGATTGTCGACCTTTTGAAGCATCATATGTCGACTTTGAAAGATTCCCAGAAATGTCTAAGTCGAAACAAGACAATTGCTTAACTCATATGAACTTCAACCATctttatacttttaattttaatccaTGTTGgtattgaaatttgtttaaatttttaaaatgtttggattatttcaattttttcattttgttttatttagcgAGATATTGTTGCTTCTCAAATACTCAATCTTAAAGTAACATTGTtactataaaactataaaatcgTAATGAGCAATAAAGGTTACACATcaattgaatgaaaataaatttattttctgaaaagtCTTTTACATGTACTAAGAAGAGAGGAAGAAAGACTCATGCTCTAAACATCGTGTTTTCACTTACGGACTAGAAAGTCGAAAAGATACAAGCACTTCTAATTAGGCTAAGGCTAGATGACAGATATATCAAGATTAGGACAATATGTTATCAGTAGTAATAGACGAAGGAATTCAATTAGTAACGTTTGCCTTTTGAGTTCTGAGAATGAAATGCATGTGCCTTGCATGGTATGAAGTTAGAACTCTTcgaaaaaatacataatatatggTCTCAATTTACATATGGTCCGGACCGTTATTTACCGAACAAATACAATACTCATATGAATTCACCATACGCGTATGATCGGACTATATAAGCATACACATACAGTAGTGAACATACACGTTTGGTCGAAATACTCATGATCCGCAACTATTGattaattaaacaaaaccaTCTAGTTTATAAACCGATGTTTTTTGCATTGGCACATTAGCTAAATGTATAATATCGTAATAACACAATTCGCAAGGGACCCTCAAAAGGTTTAtactatgttttgtcattcatttaAAACCCATTTcgttaacaaaaattaaatgatttacaaTTGATAATGGACATAAAACTTGAAATTCCTTGTGATTGATAGATGGATAATTGGTTCATTAGggtcaagtggcaaatatttcgtTTCAAGCATATTCAGGACAATCCTTGGATTGAAATCATATAGTACCATGTTGGAACTAATACCTATACAAATGTGCTTATCTTTTTCTTCACTGTATTTGCGTTGGAACATGTACACTGGTATTTTACCGACAAATCAATAGATATATGTTTAGTCATGGTATAAGTATTTGAATATTGTGCATCTACAATCAATATTGCATTATTTAAGTTCTATATACCTTATacatatattacatttgtatgtttGCTTTGGCttaaatatttacagaatgtctCTAGGATTTTTACATTTGTTCAGAAATTTACAACACACAATATCCTTTTCTTTGTTAAAGATATGATGAAACACTAGGATCATAGTACATTAGCAATTTTGC
This Mytilus trossulus isolate FHL-02 chromosome 14, PNRI_Mtr1.1.1.hap1, whole genome shotgun sequence DNA region includes the following protein-coding sequences:
- the LOC134697961 gene encoding uncharacterized protein LOC134697961 — translated: MGQVYKRGTCTPGYYAYVSTWGCCPHGFDCTAAKSTKTYHYHTSTSEKSAPTVGQIIGYSISGVVGFIFLALFMVTGYLKCTKQSCDRPGQVGEMDTQTGGQNSATTSMRY